A stretch of the Candidatus Bathyarchaeia archaeon genome encodes the following:
- a CDS encoding response regulator, with translation MIRRVSSSYTILLVEDNMDDALITKRAMNKVNIMGRVIIINDGEEALKLLKREGEYKDFTLPSLILLDLKMPKVNGFEVLKELRRDERLRVLPVIVFTSSDRSEDIEMAYKLGCNSYIVKPVRFEDFLKVMEEIKRYWLETSEIPT, from the coding sequence ATGATTAGAAGGGTATCTTCATCCTACACTATTCTGCTCGTTGAGGATAACATGGATGATGCCCTAATAACCAAGAGGGCGATGAATAAAGTGAATATCATGGGGAGAGTAATTATCATCAATGATGGAGAGGAGGCGCTGAAGCTCCTCAAAAGGGAAGGTGAATATAAAGATTTCACCCTACCATCTTTAATCCTACTGGATTTGAAGATGCCGAAGGTTAATGGCTTTGAGGTTTTAAAGGAGCTGAGAAGGGATGAGAGATTAAGGGTTCTACCAGTCATAGTATTCACATCCTCGGATAGAAGTGAAGATATTGAGATGGCGTATAAGCTGGGCTGTAACAGCTACATTGTGAAGCCAGTTAGATTCGAGGACTTTTTGAAGGTTATGGAGGAGATAAAGCGCTACTGGCTTGAAACCTCAGAAATACCAACATAA